In a genomic window of Dyadobacter fermentans DSM 18053:
- a CDS encoding glycoside hydrolase family 32 protein, with product MKKLTILAALLTTNFAHAQETPEKYRPQFHFSPKANWMNDPNGMVFHNGTYHLFYQYYPDAKVWGPMHWGHATSKDMLHWKEQTIALYPDSLGYIFSGSAVVDVNNTSGFGKDGKAPLVAIFTHHNPVIEKQKTGLHEYQSIAYSLDDGKSWTKYSGNPVLPNPGITDFRDPKVCWYEPQKKWVMTLATKDRITFYSSPDLKKWSKESEFGANAGAHGGVWECPDLFPLMHEGKQVWVLIVNINPGGPNKGSAGQYFLGDFDGKTFTANSSKTKWLDWGTDNYAAVTFSNTGNRRLLMGWMSNWQYANQVPTDPWRSANTISRELALTAVDKELYLTSVPARELDAIEEGGYSKQNMAAKAPVNLAPKSGNPSGLFRLDFETASVADFELVLSNKAGNELLIGYDQASNQYYIDRSKSGKTDFEAGFAQKHFAPRLSKNGKIDFTLVADVASVEVFADGGLTVMTDIFFPETPLSELSIKSVKGIQVKDLQYSTLKPSME from the coding sequence ATGAAAAAACTAACAATACTGGCGGCGTTACTAACCACGAACTTCGCCCACGCGCAGGAAACCCCCGAAAAGTACCGTCCGCAGTTCCACTTCTCGCCCAAAGCGAACTGGATGAACGACCCGAACGGGATGGTGTTCCATAACGGCACCTACCATTTGTTTTACCAGTATTATCCCGATGCCAAAGTGTGGGGCCCGATGCACTGGGGCCACGCTACGAGCAAGGATATGCTGCATTGGAAAGAGCAGACGATTGCACTATACCCGGACAGCCTCGGCTACATTTTCTCGGGAAGCGCCGTGGTGGATGTCAACAACACTTCCGGCTTCGGGAAAGACGGGAAGGCGCCGCTGGTGGCCATATTTACACACCATAACCCGGTGATTGAAAAGCAAAAAACCGGCCTCCACGAATACCAGAGCATTGCATACAGCCTCGACGACGGTAAGTCCTGGACGAAATACAGCGGCAACCCGGTACTTCCGAATCCGGGCATTACCGACTTCCGCGACCCGAAAGTGTGCTGGTACGAACCGCAAAAGAAATGGGTGATGACCCTCGCTACCAAAGACCGCATTACGTTCTACTCCTCGCCCGACCTCAAAAAATGGTCGAAGGAAAGCGAGTTTGGCGCCAACGCCGGCGCGCACGGGGGCGTGTGGGAATGCCCCGACTTGTTCCCGCTCATGCACGAAGGCAAGCAGGTGTGGGTGCTGATTGTGAATATCAACCCCGGCGGCCCGAATAAAGGCTCGGCCGGGCAGTATTTCCTCGGCGATTTCGACGGCAAAACATTTACGGCGAATTCCAGCAAAACCAAATGGCTTGACTGGGGCACCGATAATTATGCCGCCGTTACGTTTTCTAACACCGGCAACCGCAGGCTCCTCATGGGCTGGATGAGCAACTGGCAATATGCAAACCAGGTGCCTACCGACCCGTGGCGCAGTGCCAACACCATTTCCCGCGAGCTCGCGCTCACGGCCGTGGACAAGGAACTGTACCTTACGTCCGTACCGGCACGTGAACTGGACGCCATTGAGGAAGGGGGTTATTCCAAACAAAATATGGCCGCGAAAGCACCGGTGAACCTGGCCCCTAAAAGCGGCAACCCCTCGGGGCTTTTCCGGCTGGATTTTGAGACCGCCTCGGTGGCCGATTTTGAACTTGTACTGTCCAATAAGGCCGGTAATGAGCTGCTGATTGGCTACGACCAGGCAAGCAACCAATATTATATCGATCGGTCGAAGTCGGGCAAGACGGATTTTGAAGCGGGATTTGCACAAAAACACTTTGCCCCGAGGTTATCCAAAAACGGCAAGATCGACTTCACGCTTGTGGCAGATGTGGCATCGGTTGAGGTTTTCGCCGACGGCGGGCTCACGGTGATGACGGACATCTTCTTCCCCGAAACTCCGCTTTCCGAGTTGAGTATCAAGTCGGTGAAAGGCATTCAGGTGAAGGATTTACAGTATAGTACCCTAAAACCCTCGATGGAATAG
- a CDS encoding substrate-binding domain-containing protein, which produces MRLALIALLLLTLFAGCAGKQEDAYVIGFSQCTGDDEWRRAMLDGMQRELAFHNNTKLIFRDAHANSAVQVKQIEELLRNGIHLLIVSPNESDPLTPVIEKAYKQGVPVVVVDRRTSSPYYTAYVGGDNYQVGKTVGEYAAALLGGNGKMIEITGLPRSSPASDRHRGLVDALATRPSIRRVATLNGQWQKDIAKSELRKVLPRFPDLDLIFAQNEVMAMGAREVCNDIFPDRKIRVIGVDGLPGQFGDIQMVYDGHITATALYPTGGEEAARVAMNILQKQPYQKENLLQTAIIDSSNVRMIKMQTDKMISQQNDIERQQARIDEQLEIYQTQRGLLYVMTGLFIVSIILGSVALYSLIENKKINRELNSKNEEIVVQRNRIQDIAEKAQEATESKFRFFTNISHEFRTPLTLILGPVEELLRQKNESPAVRKNLSLVQKNATRLLWLVNQLMDFRKIESGKIRLQVSGNDMVAFVRELMLPFDQVARKRRIDFRLVTALPALEVWFDRDMMDKVFFNLLSNAFKFTPDWGRIYIHISQAGENVVVSVQDNGSGLSDADMAGAFEMFYQGKNSTKGTGLGLPLSREFVELHQGTIAADGKKGEGAIFTVTLPLGQAHFQPEDLADAATITSAFGRTAVQNEPEPQPAQPLPADLPSVLLIEDNEDLLGFVNALLQDQYQVSTATDGRAGLDQCFETVPDLVVCDVMLPGMDGLEITAALKSDLRTSHIPVILLTAKNTPEQQVEGMQARADMYITKPFSPQFLQESIASLLANRQLLRNTHFGPGVAEAEAGLSRLDKKFVNELRALIIARLDDPALTVESLGKALGLSRVQLFRKTKALLGGGTNELILNLRLEKACTLLRNPDLTMAEIADQTGFTSQSYFSTVFKTHFGVSPKDWRMVRS; this is translated from the coding sequence ATGAGACTTGCGCTGATCGCTTTGCTGTTGCTCACGCTGTTTGCAGGCTGTGCCGGGAAACAGGAGGACGCGTATGTGATCGGCTTTTCGCAATGCACCGGCGACGATGAATGGCGGCGGGCCATGCTCGACGGTATGCAACGCGAACTCGCATTCCACAATAATACGAAACTGATTTTCAGGGACGCCCACGCGAACAGCGCTGTCCAGGTGAAGCAGATCGAAGAATTGCTGCGAAACGGCATTCACCTGCTGATCGTCTCGCCGAACGAGTCGGACCCGCTCACACCGGTGATCGAAAAGGCTTATAAGCAGGGCGTTCCCGTAGTGGTGGTCGACCGGCGCACATCCTCACCCTATTACACGGCATATGTGGGCGGCGACAACTACCAGGTAGGCAAAACCGTGGGCGAATACGCGGCCGCGCTGCTGGGCGGCAACGGCAAGATGATCGAGATTACCGGCCTGCCCCGCTCCTCGCCTGCCTCCGACCGCCACCGCGGCCTTGTGGACGCCCTCGCAACCCGCCCGAGCATCCGCCGCGTAGCCACGCTGAACGGCCAGTGGCAGAAGGACATTGCCAAAAGCGAACTGCGAAAAGTCCTGCCCCGCTTCCCCGATCTCGACCTGATATTCGCCCAGAACGAGGTGATGGCAATGGGTGCCCGCGAGGTTTGCAACGATATTTTTCCCGACCGCAAGATCCGCGTGATCGGCGTCGACGGGCTGCCCGGGCAATTCGGCGATATTCAAATGGTGTACGACGGCCACATTACCGCCACGGCCCTTTACCCCACGGGCGGCGAGGAAGCGGCGCGCGTGGCGATGAATATCCTTCAAAAACAACCCTACCAAAAAGAAAACCTGCTGCAAACGGCCATTATCGACTCGTCCAACGTGCGGATGATCAAGATGCAGACGGACAAGATGATTTCGCAGCAAAACGATATCGAGCGGCAGCAGGCGCGGATTGACGAACAGCTGGAAATTTACCAAACCCAGCGCGGCCTGTTATACGTGATGACGGGCCTGTTTATCGTGTCGATCATCCTCGGCTCGGTTGCATTGTATTCGCTGATCGAGAACAAGAAGATCAACCGCGAGCTGAATTCCAAAAATGAAGAAATCGTTGTCCAGCGCAATCGCATTCAGGATATTGCGGAGAAGGCGCAGGAAGCGACCGAGTCGAAATTCAGGTTTTTTACAAACATTTCCCACGAATTCAGGACGCCCCTCACGCTGATCCTCGGGCCGGTGGAAGAGCTGCTGCGACAAAAGAACGAGTCTCCGGCTGTGCGGAAAAACCTTTCGCTGGTTCAGAAAAATGCTACGCGGCTGCTATGGCTGGTCAATCAGCTCATGGATTTCCGCAAGATCGAAAGCGGCAAGATCCGCTTGCAGGTTTCGGGCAACGATATGGTGGCGTTTGTGCGCGAGCTCATGTTGCCGTTCGATCAGGTTGCACGCAAGCGCCGCATTGATTTCCGCCTCGTTACCGCCTTGCCCGCGCTGGAAGTGTGGTTCGACCGCGATATGATGGATAAGGTGTTTTTCAACCTGCTTTCCAATGCATTCAAATTCACGCCCGACTGGGGCCGCATTTACATTCATATTTCGCAAGCGGGGGAAAATGTCGTCGTCAGCGTGCAGGACAATGGCTCGGGGCTGAGCGATGCGGACATGGCCGGGGCTTTTGAGATGTTTTACCAGGGAAAAAACTCCACCAAAGGCACCGGACTGGGCCTGCCGCTCTCGCGCGAGTTTGTAGAACTGCACCAGGGAACGATCGCCGCAGACGGCAAAAAGGGCGAGGGCGCCATTTTCACGGTAACATTGCCGCTAGGCCAGGCGCATTTCCAGCCGGAAGACCTGGCCGACGCCGCCACCATCACTTCGGCATTCGGCCGGACCGCCGTGCAAAACGAACCGGAGCCCCAGCCTGCCCAGCCGCTCCCTGCCGACCTGCCCTCGGTGCTGCTGATCGAGGATAATGAAGATCTGCTCGGATTCGTCAACGCGCTTTTGCAGGACCAATACCAGGTTTCCACCGCTACCGACGGCCGCGCCGGGCTCGACCAATGCTTCGAAACCGTGCCCGACCTGGTGGTATGCGACGTGATGCTCCCCGGCATGGATGGCCTCGAAATCACCGCTGCACTGAAATCGGATTTGCGGACGTCGCACATCCCGGTGATCCTGCTTACCGCCAAAAACACGCCCGAACAGCAGGTGGAAGGCATGCAGGCGCGCGCGGATATGTACATCACGAAGCCGTTCAGCCCGCAGTTTTTGCAGGAAAGCATCGCCAGCCTGCTCGCCAACAGGCAATTGCTCCGGAACACGCATTTCGGTCCGGGCGTGGCAGAGGCCGAAGCTGGCCTCTCGCGGCTTGATAAAAAATTCGTGAATGAGCTCCGCGCGCTGATCATTGCGCGGCTGGACGATCCTGCATTGACGGTGGAATCGCTCGGGAAAGCGCTGGGGCTATCGCGCGTGCAGCTGTTCCGCAAAACGAAGGCGCTGCTCGGCGGCGGTACCAACGAGCTCATTCTGAACCTCCGGCTCGAAAAAGCCTGCACATTGCTCCGCAATCCCGACCTGACCATGGCGGAAATCGCCGATCAGACCGGGTTTACTTCTCAAAGCTATTTTTCCACTGTTTTTAAAACCCATTTCGGTGTGTCGCCGAAAGACTGGCGGATGGTCAGAAGCTAG
- a CDS encoding RagB/SusD family nutrient uptake outer membrane protein — translation MKRKYIFGLMVSGTMLIGTSCNDFLDYQPEGLLSSENIKSASAAESLVTAAYAGIGNDEMIGPMTSMWVYGSVRSDDAYKGGGGVSDVAEVDFYEHYNLTRPDFGMMHPYTWENFYKAISRANAALNSLNGITEAEFPLRTTRMAEMRFLRGHSHFMLKMLFKNIPYIDEKLSSDDILKESNVRYNHDELWNKIGEDFQFAVDNLPQKQAQVGRANKLSAAAYLAKLRLFQAYEQDANHQVTGINKNRLQEVVTLTQQVIASGQYSLQPDFAENFIAETENGPESIFAIQYSINDGTAAGRLSYVTGLNYPHGAPQYGCCGFHQPSQNLANAYRTDANGLPLFETFNDKNVDFANETVDPRVDHTIGIDGHPYKYDATKPFSNAWVRDPGVYGFFHTMKEQQLATSPSYHKEGPFIGSSKNIDIIRYDDVLLMQAEAYIELGQQALALPLINQVRRRAAASTGRLKKTDGSFASKYNIKEYAASGWTQDYARKALRWERRLEFATESPRFFDLVRWGVAAETLNAYLEKEKVRRPFLATAKFTAGRDEYLPIPQREISFTKGLYVQNPGY, via the coding sequence ATGAAACGCAAATATATTTTCGGTCTGATGGTCAGCGGGACGATGCTGATCGGGACTTCCTGCAACGACTTCCTAGATTACCAGCCGGAAGGGCTGCTGTCGTCGGAAAATATCAAATCCGCCTCGGCGGCCGAATCGCTGGTTACCGCGGCCTATGCGGGCATCGGCAACGACGAAATGATCGGCCCGATGACCAGCATGTGGGTGTACGGCAGCGTACGGTCCGACGACGCCTACAAGGGTGGCGGCGGCGTGTCGGACGTTGCGGAAGTGGATTTTTACGAGCATTACAACCTCACCCGGCCTGACTTCGGGATGATGCACCCATACACCTGGGAGAATTTCTATAAAGCGATTTCCCGTGCCAATGCGGCGCTCAACAGCCTCAACGGGATTACCGAGGCCGAGTTCCCGCTGCGCACCACGCGCATGGCCGAAATGCGATTTCTGCGCGGGCATTCGCATTTTATGCTCAAAATGCTTTTTAAAAACATCCCCTATATCGATGAGAAGCTATCGAGCGACGACATTCTGAAAGAGTCCAACGTCCGGTATAACCATGACGAGCTTTGGAATAAAATCGGGGAAGATTTTCAGTTTGCCGTCGATAACCTTCCGCAGAAACAGGCGCAGGTCGGGCGCGCGAACAAGCTGTCGGCAGCGGCTTACCTGGCCAAATTGCGCCTTTTCCAGGCTTACGAGCAGGATGCGAACCATCAAGTAACGGGCATTAACAAAAACCGTTTGCAGGAAGTAGTGACGCTCACGCAGCAGGTGATCGCCTCGGGCCAATACAGCCTCCAACCCGATTTTGCGGAGAACTTCATTGCCGAAACCGAGAACGGCCCTGAATCCATTTTCGCCATTCAGTACTCGATCAATGACGGCACGGCTGCCGGCCGCCTCAGCTACGTGACCGGCCTCAACTACCCGCACGGCGCGCCGCAATACGGCTGCTGCGGATTCCACCAGCCGAGCCAGAACCTCGCCAATGCCTACCGCACGGACGCGAACGGTCTGCCGCTTTTCGAGACATTCAATGATAAAAACGTAGATTTCGCGAATGAAACCGTCGACCCGCGCGTGGACCACACCATCGGCATTGATGGCCACCCTTACAAATACGACGCCACGAAGCCATTCAGCAACGCCTGGGTGCGCGATCCGGGCGTGTACGGATTTTTCCACACCATGAAAGAGCAGCAACTGGCCACCAGCCCGTCGTACCATAAAGAAGGGCCATTTATCGGCAGTTCCAAAAACATCGACATTATCCGCTACGACGATGTGCTGCTGATGCAGGCCGAGGCTTACATCGAGCTGGGACAGCAGGCATTGGCATTGCCGCTCATCAATCAGGTCCGCAGGCGCGCCGCGGCCAGCACCGGGCGGTTGAAAAAGACGGATGGCAGCTTTGCTTCGAAATACAATATCAAGGAATATGCCGCTTCCGGCTGGACGCAGGATTATGCGCGGAAAGCATTGCGCTGGGAAAGAAGGCTTGAATTCGCGACGGAAAGCCCGCGCTTTTTCGACCTTGTGCGCTGGGGTGTCGCAGCGGAAACTTTGAATGCGTATCTTGAAAAAGAAAAAGTAAGAAGGCCGTTCCTGGCAACTGCGAAATTCACTGCGGGAAGGGATGAGTACCTGCCCATTCCGCAGCGGGAGATCAGCTTTACGAAAGGGCTTTATGTTCAGAATCCGGGTTATTAA
- a CDS encoding carbohydrate kinase family protein, giving the protein MTPKLTVFGEVLWDVLPDARLAGGATMNVAAHLQRYGMDVAFISRVGHDELGAGLLAFMAQQGLDTQWVQTGETHLTGIAKANVSDSNEVTYKILHPVAWDYIQFDAAAAGKVAISDFLVYGTLAARDRTSRDTLLRYLAHTGAGNAPVRVFDVNLRPPHYTPEHVLELLGFAQIVKMNEHELREVTGWLTTFENEKQAMAFIVDRFRLQMLVLTCGAEGAMVLTSHGDYHRHGGFAVEVADTIGSGDAFLGAFLYQIATGHALPDSLEFACAAGAFVAGKPGALPPFGEQDVRKFVHAQQAAVH; this is encoded by the coding sequence ATGACACCAAAACTGACGGTTTTCGGAGAAGTACTTTGGGACGTGCTGCCCGACGCGCGCCTGGCCGGCGGGGCCACCATGAACGTCGCCGCACATTTGCAGCGCTACGGCATGGACGTCGCGTTCATCAGCCGCGTGGGCCACGACGAGCTCGGCGCCGGGCTGCTCGCATTCATGGCGCAGCAGGGCCTGGACACGCAATGGGTGCAAACCGGCGAAACGCACCTGACCGGTATTGCCAAAGCCAACGTGTCCGATAGCAATGAGGTGACCTACAAAATCCTGCATCCCGTGGCCTGGGACTATATTCAGTTCGATGCCGCTGCCGCCGGGAAGGTGGCCATCAGCGACTTTCTCGTGTACGGCACCCTCGCCGCCCGCGACCGCACCTCGCGCGACACGCTGCTGCGCTACCTGGCGCACACTGGCGCCGGCAATGCGCCCGTAAGGGTATTCGACGTAAACCTGCGCCCTCCGCACTACACACCCGAGCATGTGCTCGAACTGCTCGGCTTCGCACAAATCGTTAAAATGAACGAGCACGAGCTTCGTGAAGTGACGGGCTGGCTTACGACATTTGAAAACGAAAAACAGGCGATGGCGTTTATCGTCGACCGTTTCAGGCTCCAAATGCTCGTACTCACCTGCGGGGCCGAGGGCGCGATGGTGCTCACGAGCCATGGCGATTACCACCGGCATGGCGGCTTTGCCGTGGAAGTGGCCGATACCATCGGCAGCGGGGACGCGTTCCTGGGCGCATTCCTGTACCAGATCGCCACCGGCCATGCCCTACCCGATTCCCTGGAATTTGCCTGTGCCGCCGGTGCGTTCGTGGCCGGCAAGCCGGGCGCACTGCCGCCGTTCGGAGAGCAGGACGTCCGGAAATTCGTACACGCGCAGCAAGCGGCTGTTCACTGA
- a CDS encoding SusC/RagA family TonB-linked outer membrane protein — protein MQKVLLLVALAVACVVNLPGHAQNRAQVRGVVKSTDGEPLPGVNVLEKGTSNGAVTDVSGAYSITPGAAANATLVFSYIGMQTKEVAVGNQTVIDITLDYDQKSLNEVVVVGYTSSKKEDLTGAIAVVDMAPLKNISSGNPMQALQGRVPGLYIEKTGSPNGTNSRILIRGANTLGNTDPLYIIDGVPTKRPEVFQGLNPNSIESIQVLKDASASSIYGSRASNGVIIITTKNGSNTNGKINIDFNTSISAQSEKYARFKMLNAVDRGRALWRASVNDGVNPEDGYGALYQFDWNKDFSNPILNGVKVQPLVGGDANMPAGDTDWQKEMYKTGIVTNNELTISGGNGTSSLQINLGYYKNTGMLRYTDYDKFSGRINGLTSAFDGKLKIGANMQIASSNETLASTDIGGAATPGLAVTLAPTIPVYAKDGSWGGAIGSGYSDRNNPLHMQEINKWDNAHRLTLFGNVFVEIQPLKNFFLKTSLGADNAAFRFKNIEQSFEEGSFGRPNNSLTIDQNRYLSITWSNTARYNLDLGSHHFKFLAGIEAIKNDSDFEIARKEGFAVQTKDYFVLNAGTGNTNVTGTGSGSRLLSQFARIDYGFSDRYLAAVTIRRDGSSRFGSENAYGIFPAASVGWRIDKEQFFKGVTKISNLKLRAGVGRVGNQEIGDLARFGLYDTRYGARQSQFPNGHNSFFDQFYNIGTAYDLNGANTGNLPSGFVSIQGANPNLKWETTDEANFGLDFGLFEGMIQGSFDYFTRKTSDILITPPVASAVGEGQLRVLNGAAKSNKGFEFSAGYYARPKGDFTYNIMAGVSRFRDRITELPEEVRAAYPGNAVQTILGHSQFDLFGYKTDGLFQNQAEVDAAPAQVGAGPGRIRYVDTNGDKRIDDLDRVFFGTTLPAFEYNVKVEAFYKSFDLAVFGSGIAGRKGFDIYTFYNNFVRGRENVGPGVFDAWSPTNTGSKIPALSLSDANNETRSSDYFNVNTSYFKLRNVQLGYALPSELVQKIKLQRVRMYLMAENLFLIKSKQFSGPDPERTDINAIPIPRTFTFGLNISF, from the coding sequence ATGCAAAAAGTTTTACTGCTGGTAGCCCTCGCGGTTGCCTGCGTGGTGAACCTGCCCGGCCACGCGCAAAACAGGGCGCAAGTCAGGGGCGTCGTCAAAAGTACCGACGGCGAGCCGCTTCCCGGTGTGAATGTCCTCGAAAAAGGAACCTCGAATGGCGCTGTCACAGACGTTTCGGGCGCTTACAGCATTACGCCCGGCGCTGCCGCGAATGCGACTTTGGTATTTTCCTACATTGGCATGCAAACGAAGGAAGTAGCAGTGGGCAACCAGACGGTCATTGACATTACCCTCGACTACGACCAGAAAAGCCTCAACGAAGTAGTGGTAGTGGGTTATACTTCTTCCAAAAAAGAGGACCTCACGGGCGCCATCGCCGTGGTGGACATGGCGCCTTTGAAAAACATCAGCTCCGGTAACCCGATGCAGGCCTTGCAGGGCCGCGTGCCGGGTTTGTACATTGAAAAAACCGGCTCGCCCAATGGTACCAACTCCCGCATCCTGATCCGCGGGGCCAACACACTGGGCAATACCGATCCGCTTTACATCATCGACGGTGTGCCCACAAAACGCCCGGAGGTTTTCCAGGGGCTGAACCCGAATTCAATTGAGTCGATTCAGGTGTTGAAAGATGCTTCGGCATCGTCTATTTACGGTTCGCGGGCCTCCAACGGGGTGATTATTATCACAACTAAAAACGGCTCGAACACGAATGGAAAGATCAATATCGATTTCAACACCAGCATTTCGGCACAATCGGAGAAGTATGCGCGGTTTAAAATGCTGAATGCGGTGGATCGAGGCCGGGCATTGTGGCGGGCGTCGGTGAACGACGGCGTAAACCCCGAGGACGGCTACGGAGCGTTGTATCAGTTCGACTGGAACAAGGATTTCAGCAACCCGATCCTGAACGGCGTGAAAGTACAACCGCTCGTGGGCGGCGACGCCAATATGCCCGCCGGCGACACCGACTGGCAGAAGGAAATGTACAAAACAGGCATTGTAACCAATAACGAGCTCACAATATCGGGCGGCAATGGCACCTCTTCCCTGCAAATCAACCTGGGCTATTACAAAAACACAGGCATGCTGCGCTACACCGACTACGACAAATTCAGCGGGCGCATCAACGGGCTCACCAGCGCATTCGACGGCAAGCTGAAAATCGGGGCGAATATGCAGATCGCCTCGTCGAACGAAACGCTCGCTTCCACCGACATCGGCGGCGCGGCCACGCCCGGCCTGGCGGTTACCCTCGCGCCCACCATTCCGGTGTATGCCAAAGACGGTTCGTGGGGCGGCGCCATCGGCTCGGGCTACTCCGACCGAAACAACCCGCTGCACATGCAGGAGATCAACAAATGGGACAATGCACACCGGCTTACGCTGTTCGGGAATGTGTTTGTGGAAATTCAGCCTCTCAAAAATTTCTTCCTCAAAACCAGCCTGGGCGCCGACAATGCGGCTTTCCGGTTCAAAAACATCGAACAATCCTTTGAAGAAGGCTCATTCGGCCGTCCCAACAACAGCCTGACGATCGATCAGAACCGCTACCTGAGCATTACCTGGTCGAACACCGCCCGCTATAACCTCGATTTGGGCAGCCACCATTTCAAATTCCTGGCGGGGATCGAGGCCATTAAAAACGATTCCGATTTTGAAATAGCCCGCAAAGAAGGCTTCGCCGTGCAAACGAAGGATTATTTCGTTCTCAATGCAGGCACGGGCAATACCAACGTAACCGGCACAGGCTCGGGCAGCAGGCTGCTTTCGCAATTCGCCCGCATCGACTACGGCTTTTCGGACCGTTACCTGGCGGCCGTTACCATTCGCCGCGACGGTTCCTCGCGTTTCGGGTCGGAGAATGCCTACGGGATTTTCCCGGCGGCATCGGTGGGCTGGCGCATTGATAAGGAGCAGTTTTTCAAAGGTGTGACCAAAATCAGCAATCTGAAACTACGCGCCGGCGTCGGCAGGGTTGGTAACCAGGAGATCGGCGACCTCGCGCGGTTCGGGTTGTACGATACACGTTACGGCGCGCGGCAATCGCAATTCCCGAATGGGCATAACAGCTTTTTCGACCAGTTTTACAACATTGGCACCGCCTACGACCTCAATGGCGCCAACACCGGCAACCTGCCTTCCGGCTTCGTGTCCATCCAGGGTGCCAATCCGAACCTGAAATGGGAAACCACCGATGAGGCCAACTTCGGGCTCGATTTCGGGCTTTTCGAGGGGATGATCCAGGGCTCGTTCGACTATTTTACCCGCAAAACCAGCGACATTCTCATTACACCGCCGGTAGCCTCTGCGGTAGGCGAAGGACAGCTGCGCGTACTCAATGGCGCGGCCAAGTCCAACAAGGGTTTTGAGTTTTCAGCCGGCTACTATGCCCGTCCGAAAGGTGATTTTACCTACAATATCATGGCCGGCGTGAGCCGCTTCCGTGACAGGATCACCGAGCTGCCCGAAGAAGTGCGCGCCGCTTATCCCGGCAACGCGGTCCAGACGATCCTCGGTCACTCCCAGTTCGATTTGTTCGGGTATAAAACCGATGGCCTTTTCCAAAATCAGGCCGAAGTGGACGCCGCTCCCGCACAGGTGGGCGCCGGCCCGGGACGCATCCGCTATGTGGATACCAACGGGGATAAGCGCATCGACGACCTCGACCGCGTGTTTTTCGGCACTACATTGCCTGCATTCGAATACAATGTGAAAGTGGAAGCATTTTACAAGTCGTTCGACCTGGCCGTTTTCGGGTCGGGGATCGCCGGGCGCAAGGGTTTCGACATTTATACTTTTTACAACAATTTCGTCCGCGGCCGCGAAAATGTAGGCCCGGGTGTGTTCGATGCCTGGTCGCCGACGAATACCGGCTCCAAAATCCCCGCATTGTCGCTGTCCGACGCGAACAACGAGACGCGGTCTTCGGATTATTTCAATGTCAATACTTCCTATTTCAAACTGCGCAACGTTCAGCTCGGCTATGCGCTCCCTTCCGAGCTGGTCCAGAAGATCAAACTGCAACGTGTGCGGATGTACCTGATGGCCGAAAACCTGTTCCTGATCAAATCCAAGCAGTTTAGCGGCCCCGATCCCGAGCGGACGGACATTAACGCCATCCCCATTCCGAGGACATTCACTTTTGGTTTGAACATTTCTTTCTAA